Below is a window of Buchnera aphidicola (Pemphigus populi) DNA.
CAATACGGGGATACAACTGTATTTTACCTTCTGCTACTAAACAAAATTTTAAAGAAGAACCTATTTTAAATATTTTATAAGGCTTTAACTTTTCTAAAGCATCATATATATTATGATTATTATGATAATAACTCAGAGCAATATTTGGAGGAGAAAATTTACGGACATGTATTTCTTTTTTATATCCTTTTTCTTGTTTCCAAGCTTTATTATTATCTGTATAGTATAATATATCAAAAAATGGAACATAAATAACACCAAACACAGGTGTTCCTTGATCTATTAATGCAATATTAATTGTGAATTCATCTCGTTTATTTACAAATTCTTTTGTACCATCTAATGGATCAATTAACCAATATTTGTTCCAATTTTTATCTTTATTCCAATCAGATAAATTTTCTTCAGATAAAAAAGAAATATTTGGAGTTAGAAGACTTAATTTATTTTTAATAATATTATGCGCTATTTTATCCGCTTCTGTTACAGGAGATTTATCAAGTTTATAGGAAATATTCATTTTCACTTCATTACGATAGTATTTCATTAATATAAATCCAACTTCTTTAACTAATACCAAAATTTTTTTTAACATTTAAAAACTCTTTTATTGCAAAATAATTGATAAAAATAAAAATATACAAAAACTCTAAGAGTTAGAAACAATATCTACATTAATATTTAAACTTACTTCATTATGAGGATAGAATATTACTTGATGTCTACCTATATGACGTAGTACACCATTTGGCAAACGAATTTCATTTTTGTTGACAGCAACCCCCAACAATGTTATTGCTTCTGCTATATCACGGGATCCTATAGACCCAAATAATTTACCTTCTTCTCCAGATTTAGATCGTATAATTATTGATTCTATTAATTTTATTTTGCTTGCTCTAGATTGAGCAATATTTAACTTATTAGCTATCTTTTCTCTCAATTTTGTTTTTTGAGATTCAACAATCTCAATATTTCTTTTAGTAGCTAAAATTGCTTTTCCTTGAGGTAATAAATAGTTTCTTGCATATCCTGATTTGACATGAACTAATTCACCTAAATTACCTAATTTTTTTACTGTAGAAAGAAGAATAACCTGCATTAATGGATCCTCCATTAAAAAATATAAATTTAATTACTGATGTTGATCGGTATAAGGAAGTAATGATAAATAACGAGCTATTTTGATAGCACGAGATAATTGTCGTTGATATTTAGCTCTAGTGCCAGTAATTCTACTAGGTACAATTTTACCACTTTCAGTAATATAATTTCTTAATATAGAAATATCTTTATAATCTATTTCTTTAATTTTTTCTGAAGTAAATCTACAAAATTTACGACGACGAAAATAACGCGCCATATTCACATTTTCCTTTTTTTTATGAAAAATAATAGTTTATAATTGTTATTATTATTAACGATATAATATTGATTATTATAACTATAAAATACAATTTGTTATAAACATTTTTTATATCAATATACCTTCCTTTTTATCTATTTTTTCTTCTTTTATTTTGACCATAGGAGATGGTTCAATTATTGCTTTTTTCATATTTAAAATCACATTACGAATGATTGCGGTGTTAAACCTAAAATCGTTTGATAATGTATTAATAAATTTAGAATCAACTTCTATATTCATTAACACATAATGCGCTTTACGCAATTTATTAATAGAATAGGACAATTGACGTCTACCCCAATCTTCTAATCGATATATGGTGCCATTATTTTTTTTTATTAATTTTTTATATTGTTCTATCATTTTTGGTACGTGTTCACTTTGATCTGGATGAACCATGAATATTATCTCATAATAACTCATAAAATTACTCTTTTTGGATATAAGATTTTTTAAAAAATTAATTTTTATAAAAGTAAATAAATTTATTAAAAAATAATTACGTTATTACTATAATATATAGCAGTAATAAAAAAAATTCAATACACGATATTCCATATAATTAAAAATTATTTTTATTAAAAAATTTATTTAACTTTTTATATTTTTTCTAAAAGTTTTATAAAATTAAACTAGGACTAATTTTAAAATTAGCCCTAGTTTAATAATTATTAAATATTAAATAAATTATTTAATTTTATTATATCTTTACGATCAGGCCCTGTAGATATAAAATCAATTGGTAATTTTGTTATCTCTTCTATTCGTTTAATATAATTTCGTGCTAATAAAGGTAACTTTGATAAAGAAGTAATTCCTAAAGTACTTTCATTCCAACCAGATAAAGTTTCATAAATAGGTTCTATTTCATTCCAACCTTCTATAGAAAATGGAGTATCAACAGTAATAGAATTGTTTTTTAAATTCTTGTATGCTATACAAATTTTAATTTCTTTTAATCTATCTAAAACATCTAATTTTGTTAAAGCTAAACTAGATAAAGAATTAATTCTTATCGATCGTTTTAATGCAACCATATCTAACCAACCAGTGCGTCTTCTTCTTCCTGTCGTAGAACCAAATTCAGATCCATAGTTACAAAAATAATTATCTAATTCATTAAATACTTCTGTTGGAAAAGGACCAAACCCTACGCGAGTAGCGTATGCTTTTACAACTCCAAGTATATAATCAAAATTTAACGGACCAACTCCAGAACCAGTGCTTGCACCTCCAGAAGTACTATTAGAAGATGTTACGTAAGGATAGGTACCGTGATCAATGTCTAATAAAGTACCTTGAGCTCCTTCAAATACTATCAATTGATTACATTCAATTGCAGAATATAAGATATTTGGAATATCTGCTGTCATATCGATTAAAATATCAGATACATCCATAACATCTTTTAAAATGTTGTTATAATTTACAGGTTTTTCTTTATAAAAATTAACTAATTGATAATTATAATATTTTATTATCT
It encodes the following:
- the rpsF gene encoding 30S ribosomal protein S6 → MSYYEIIFMVHPDQSEHVPKMIEQYKKLIKKNNGTIYRLEDWGRRQLSYSINKLRKAHYVLMNIEVDSKFINTLSNDFRFNTAIIRNVILNMKKAIIEPSPMVKIKEEKIDKKEGILI
- the rplI gene encoding 50S ribosomal protein L9 encodes the protein MQVILLSTVKKLGNLGELVHVKSGYARNYLLPQGKAILATKRNIEIVESQKTKLREKIANKLNIAQSRASKIKLIESIIIRSKSGEEGKLFGSIGSRDIAEAITLLGVAVNKNEIRLPNGVLRHIGRHQVIFYPHNEVSLNINVDIVSNS
- the rpsR gene encoding 30S ribosomal protein S18 gives rise to the protein MARYFRRRKFCRFTSEKIKEIDYKDISILRNYITESGKIVPSRITGTRAKYQRQLSRAIKIARYLSLLPYTDQHQ
- a CDS encoding adenylosuccinate synthase is translated as MYKNIIILGAQWGDEGKGKIVDLLTQKAKYVVRYQGGHNAGHTLVVEGKKIILHIIPSGILHKNVIGLLGNGVVISPFGLIDEIKKLEQQGIFVKDKILISEHCFLILPYHVRMDIARERNSGMSSIGTTKRGIGPTYEDKIARRGVRIGDLRNKDNFSVNLKKIIKYYNYQLVNFYKEKPVNYNNILKDVMDVSDILIDMTADIPNILYSAIECNQLIVFEGAQGTLLDIDHGTYPYVTSSNSTSGGASTGSGVGPLNFDYILGVVKAYATRVGFGPFPTEVFNELDNYFCNYGSEFGSTTGRRRRTGWLDMVALKRSIRINSLSSLALTKLDVLDRLKEIKICIAYKNLKNNSITVDTPFSIEGWNEIEPIYETLSGWNESTLGITSLSKLPLLARNYIKRIEEITKLPIDFISTGPDRKDIIKLNNLFNI
- the cysQ gene encoding 3'(2'),5'-bisphosphate nucleotidase CysQ translates to MLKKILVLVKEVGFILMKYYRNEVKMNISYKLDKSPVTEADKIAHNIIKNKLSLLTPNISFLSEENLSDWNKDKNWNKYWLIDPLDGTKEFVNKRDEFTINIALIDQGTPVFGVIYVPFFDILYYTDNNKAWKQEKGYKKEIHVRKFSPPNIALSYYHNNHNIYDALEKLKPYKIFKIGSSLKFCLVAEGKIQLYPRIGKTKIWDTAAGDAIVTAAGGIVRTCNNMPLNYFPSINFCNPGFFAASDQRYKIEFYKNKINN